Proteins encoded by one window of Panicum virgatum strain AP13 chromosome 7N, P.virgatum_v5, whole genome shotgun sequence:
- the LOC120683223 gene encoding histone H2A.Z-specific chaperone CHZ1-like produces the protein MATADGEPQSVAADPTPAPAPAPSPSPAKRKPEEDAEADADLAPPKAARPDADEEAAAEAEAARARARAADKGKGKMVVEEEEEEEEVDDDGSEDSSDSDDDVEGGGGSDDDELVEDPLAEVDLSNILPSRTRRRAPPQPGAYLVAPEEAAAEDDDEDDDADVVPEEVGADGEESD, from the coding sequence ATGGCCACCGCCGACGGCGAGCCCCAGTCTGTCGCCGCCGACCCCaccccggctccggctccggctccctccccctccccggccAAGCGCAAGCCCGAAGAGGACGCGGAGGCCGACGCCGACCTCGCGCCCCCCAAGGCGGCGCGCCCCGATGCcgacgaggaggccgccgccgaggccgaggcggccAGGGCCAGGGCCAGGGCTGCCgacaaggggaaggggaagatggtggtcgaggaggaggaggaggaggaggaggtggacgacgacggcagcgaggATAGCAgcgacagcgacgacgacgtggagggcggcggcggcagcgacgatGACGAGCTCGTCGAGGACCCGCTGGCCGAGGTCGACCTCAGCAACATCCTCCCCTCGcggacccgccgccgcgcgccgccgcagcccgggGCGTACCTCGTCGcgccggaggaggccgccgcggagGATGACGACGAAGACGATGACGCCGACGTCGTTCCCGAGGAGGTGGGAGCGGATGGGGAGGAGAGCGATTAG